The proteins below come from a single Pedobacter aquae genomic window:
- the hemF gene encoding oxygen-dependent coproporphyrinogen oxidase — protein sequence MLKKEHIAEEYKNIQQEITDALEALDGAALFEEENWERNGGGGGRSRVLQNGALIEKGGVNFSAVHGKLPDAIKKAFKTDKEEFFATGVSIVLHPHNPWVPIIHMNIRYFEMESDGQESIRWFGGGIDVTPHYVIPEDAKFFHQTMKKVCDDTNPEFYPKFKKWADDYFFIKHRQETRGIGGIFYDRLTPESTGNSWTEIFDFSKAVGRSFAKIYTYLANQNRNKHFTLEEKQWQYQRRSRYAEFNLVYDSGTKFGLETDGRIESILMSMPPMAAWVYDYKTPAGSKEEETLNLLKKDINWV from the coding sequence ACAAGAATATTCAACAAGAAATAACCGATGCCTTAGAAGCATTAGATGGTGCTGCTTTGTTTGAAGAGGAGAACTGGGAGCGAAACGGCGGTGGCGGTGGTAGAAGCAGGGTTCTACAAAACGGTGCTTTGATAGAAAAAGGTGGTGTTAATTTTTCTGCTGTACATGGCAAACTTCCTGATGCTATTAAAAAAGCCTTTAAAACCGATAAAGAAGAGTTTTTTGCTACAGGAGTTTCTATAGTTTTGCATCCGCATAATCCTTGGGTGCCTATTATCCACATGAATATTAGGTATTTTGAAATGGAAAGCGATGGCCAAGAATCTATCCGTTGGTTTGGTGGTGGTATAGATGTTACCCCGCATTATGTTATACCTGAGGATGCTAAATTCTTTCATCAAACCATGAAAAAAGTTTGTGATGATACCAACCCTGAGTTTTATCCAAAATTCAAAAAATGGGCTGATGATTATTTTTTCATCAAGCACCGACAAGAAACCAGAGGTATTGGCGGTATTTTTTACGATAGGTTAACGCCCGAAAGTACTGGTAATAGCTGGACAGAGATTTTTGATTTTTCTAAAGCTGTTGGTCGTTCTTTTGCTAAGATTTATACTTATTTAGCCAATCAAAACAGAAATAAACACTTCACTTTAGAAGAAAAGCAATGGCAATATCAACGTAGAAGCAGGTATGCCGAGTTTAATTTAGTATACGATTCTGGTACAAAATTCGGATTAGAAACCGATGGACGAATAGAATCTATCCTGATGAGTATGCCTCCAATGGCTGCTTGGGTTTATGATTATAAAACGCCAGCAGGTAGCAAAGAAGAAGAAACTTTAAACTTGCTTAAAAAAGATATCAACTGGGTTTAA
- a CDS encoding pyridoxamine 5'-phosphate oxidase family protein, giving the protein MENQQASENNHTQSLSGKEAIAKLTELAEGAKTCFFCTSIKTGLPLTASPMELLKVDNEGNLWFMSTKDSQRNQELQTDPFTHLFFQEHQHAGFLNVYGISEIILDKAKIEELWKPLHKVWFQEGVDDPNISLIKVVPTQSYYWDTKNGQVVAFAKMALSLVTGKTMDDSVEGKLEL; this is encoded by the coding sequence ATGGAAAACCAACAAGCATCAGAAAATAACCATACCCAATCTCTATCTGGTAAAGAAGCTATTGCTAAACTTACAGAATTGGCAGAAGGCGCAAAAACTTGCTTTTTTTGTACCAGTATAAAAACAGGTTTGCCTTTAACAGCTTCGCCTATGGAGTTGTTAAAAGTAGACAATGAAGGTAATCTTTGGTTTATGAGTACTAAAGACAGCCAAAGAAATCAAGAATTACAAACCGACCCTTTCACACACCTTTTCTTTCAAGAGCATCAGCATGCTGGCTTTTTAAATGTTTATGGTATATCAGAAATTATCCTTGATAAAGCTAAAATTGAAGAGTTATGGAAACCTTTACATAAAGTTTGGTTTCAAGAAGGTGTTGATGACCCAAATATTAGTCTTATAAAAGTTGTACCTACACAATCTTATTATTGGGACACCAAAAACGGGCAGGTAGTGGCTTTTGCAAAAATGGCACTGTCTTTGGTAACAGGTAAAACAATGGATGACAGTGTAGAAGGTAAATTGGAATTATAA